One stretch of Corynebacterium callunae DSM 20147 DNA includes these proteins:
- a CDS encoding primosomal protein N': MASTRVPAPELSVARVLPLLGLPHLDRLFDYRISADQDRDAQPGVRVRIRFAGRLVDAILISRTASTTHKGNLAWLDRVISPFVVYPPQLSQLIEALAERYSGVRSDLIRSAIPARHAGAEDSQLESTWEELGTALEPDLSSWSAYQHGQSFVDAVLAGTTARAAWQIAPGDDWALALASLAVKVVVDGAGALIVLPDQRDVDKLEAALRTLVAAKQITVLNSGLGPQARYRRFLSVLQGQGRLVVGTRSAAFAPVKDLKLAIIVGDGDDNLVDPRAPYVHAREVLTTRSALEKCSLIIASHARTAETELLVESGWMHNLVAPRETLRTRMPRIQAVADSDFELERDPLARSARLPAVAFKALRDALDREQPALIQVPRKGYVPTLACGNCRTPARCRHCNGPLGLPQGSPTHAGVPTCRWCGRPDSNFRCQSCGSPKLRAVVLGTERTAEELGRAFPAVRIITSGGNKIVDTIPNRPAIVVATPGAEPRVLNGSQQYSGPESHGYYGACLLLDTWALMGRQDLRATEDTLSKWTAAATMVHSHLHGGQVIVVADAAFPVVQSLIRWDVVGAAAAELESRREVMFPPSVHMAAVDGASAALDNFLELVELPAQAEVLGPVDLPPGVTLPGEYDEQKFGPVQRLLIRTPLGPRAELGHALRAAQVARAARKNDLPLRVQMDPLHIG, from the coding sequence ATGGCATCAACCCGCGTCCCCGCTCCAGAGTTATCAGTGGCGCGGGTTCTTCCATTGCTAGGGTTGCCCCACCTGGACCGCCTTTTTGATTATCGCATCAGCGCGGATCAAGACCGCGATGCCCAACCAGGTGTGCGGGTCAGGATCCGGTTTGCAGGCAGGCTTGTCGACGCAATACTCATCTCACGCACTGCTTCCACCACACATAAAGGAAACTTGGCGTGGTTGGATCGCGTAATTTCACCCTTTGTGGTTTATCCACCACAGCTTTCTCAATTGATTGAAGCCCTTGCCGAAAGATATAGCGGGGTGCGCTCGGATTTGATTCGGTCAGCGATACCAGCACGTCATGCGGGAGCAGAGGACTCTCAATTGGAAAGTACCTGGGAAGAATTGGGCACTGCCCTGGAACCAGATCTTTCTTCCTGGTCTGCTTATCAGCATGGACAGTCTTTTGTCGATGCGGTTTTAGCTGGCACTACTGCGCGTGCTGCGTGGCAGATTGCTCCAGGTGATGATTGGGCTTTGGCACTTGCATCATTGGCAGTGAAAGTTGTGGTTGATGGAGCTGGCGCCTTAATTGTGCTTCCCGATCAACGAGACGTCGATAAGCTTGAAGCCGCACTACGCACCCTCGTTGCCGCTAAGCAGATCACCGTTTTAAATTCTGGTCTCGGGCCACAGGCCCGCTATCGGCGGTTTTTGTCCGTGCTGCAGGGGCAGGGGCGCCTGGTGGTCGGTACTCGCAGCGCGGCGTTTGCGCCGGTTAAAGACCTTAAATTGGCCATCATTGTCGGTGATGGGGATGATAACCTGGTTGATCCGCGCGCGCCTTATGTGCACGCCAGGGAGGTTTTGACGACACGTTCGGCGCTGGAAAAATGCTCGCTTATTATTGCCAGCCATGCGCGTACCGCAGAGACTGAGCTGCTGGTGGAATCTGGGTGGATGCATAATTTGGTGGCTCCGCGTGAGACGCTGCGCACCCGCATGCCTCGAATTCAAGCGGTGGCCGATTCCGATTTTGAGCTGGAACGTGATCCTTTGGCGCGTTCGGCACGCCTGCCTGCGGTGGCGTTTAAGGCACTGCGAGACGCTCTGGATCGCGAACAACCAGCGCTGATTCAGGTGCCCCGCAAAGGATATGTACCCACGCTGGCTTGTGGAAATTGCCGAACCCCGGCGCGCTGCCGGCACTGTAATGGGCCACTGGGGTTGCCACAGGGCAGCCCCACGCACGCCGGAGTGCCGACCTGCCGGTGGTGTGGACGCCCGGATTCTAATTTCCGCTGTCAAAGCTGTGGTTCTCCAAAGCTGCGCGCGGTGGTGTTGGGTACGGAAAGAACTGCTGAGGAGCTTGGTCGCGCTTTTCCAGCAGTGCGCATTATTACCTCGGGCGGAAATAAGATCGTGGATACTATTCCCAACCGTCCAGCAATTGTGGTGGCAACTCCTGGTGCTGAACCGCGGGTTCTTAATGGTTCCCAGCAATACTCCGGCCCGGAATCCCATGGTTATTATGGCGCCTGTTTGTTGCTAGATACTTGGGCATTGATGGGGCGGCAAGATCTGCGTGCCACTGAAGATACTTTGAGCAAGTGGACGGCAGCTGCCACCATGGTGCATTCCCATTTGCATGGGGGACAGGTAATTGTGGTTGCTGACGCTGCCTTCCCGGTGGTGCAATCGCTGATCCGCTGGGATGTTGTGGGAGCAGCAGCTGCGGAGTTGGAAAGCCGCCGGGAGGTAATGTTTCCGCCTTCAGTGCATATGGCAGCAGTTGATGGTGCTAGTGCTGCTTTGGACAATTTCTTGGAATTGGTGGAGTTACCAGCCCAAGCCGAAGTTTTGGGGCCAGTTGATCTGCCACCGGGTGTGACTTTGCCTGGCGAATATGATGAACAAAAATTTGGTCCGGTGCAGCGTCTTTTGATTCGTACACCTTTGGGACCGCGGGCTGAGTTGGGCCATGCACTACGAGCAGCGCAGGTGGCGCGGGCGGCACGGAAAAATGATTTGCCTTTGCGGGTACAAATGGATCCGCTGCACATCGGTTAA
- the fmt gene encoding methionyl-tRNA formyltransferase, whose amino-acid sequence MRLVFAGTPEPAVVALQKLIDSEHEVVAVLTQPDARRGRGRTLHPSAVAELAAQHGIEVLKPATLKADSEDGKAVRQRLQELAPDCLPVVAFGQLITKDLLEIAPHGWVNLHFSLLPAWRGAAPVQAAIREGDQVTGATTFRIDEGLDTGVILSTLEEQILPTDTADDLLERLAYSGGDLLVETMTGLENGSITPQPQVGEASYASKISTEDARIDWTQPAEVIDRHIRAHTPAPGAWTTLADARLKVAPVKLSGEAPVLEPGVISAGKSAVYVGTGTTAVEVVEIQPPGKKMMKAADWARGVHLEQEAKFL is encoded by the coding sequence ATGCGCCTGGTATTTGCCGGAACTCCCGAACCCGCAGTTGTTGCGCTGCAAAAATTAATTGATTCAGAGCATGAGGTGGTGGCTGTGTTGACACAGCCCGATGCTCGTCGCGGACGTGGAAGGACTTTGCATCCTTCGGCAGTTGCGGAACTTGCCGCTCAGCACGGCATCGAGGTGTTAAAGCCTGCAACATTAAAAGCTGATAGTGAAGATGGAAAAGCAGTGCGCCAGCGCTTGCAAGAACTGGCTCCCGATTGTTTGCCGGTGGTTGCTTTTGGGCAGTTGATCACTAAAGATTTGCTGGAAATTGCACCACACGGTTGGGTAAATCTGCACTTTTCCCTGCTCCCAGCATGGCGTGGGGCTGCGCCGGTACAGGCTGCGATTCGCGAGGGTGATCAGGTTACTGGTGCCACAACCTTCCGTATTGATGAAGGCCTCGATACCGGAGTGATCCTCTCCACCTTGGAAGAGCAAATTCTGCCCACCGATACCGCCGACGATCTCCTTGAGCGTTTGGCATATAGCGGTGGTGATTTGTTGGTTGAGACCATGACTGGCCTAGAAAATGGCAGCATCACCCCGCAGCCACAGGTCGGCGAGGCGTCCTATGCCTCAAAAATTTCCACTGAGGATGCCCGCATTGATTGGACACAGCCTGCGGAGGTCATCGACCGCCACATCAGGGCACATACTCCAGCCCCGGGCGCGTGGACCACGCTTGCCGACGCGCGCCTCAAGGTTGCGCCAGTCAAGCTCTCAGGCGAGGCACCGGTTCTAGAACCGGGCGTTATTAGCGCAGGTAAATCTGCCGTTTATGTAGGAACAGGCACAACTGCCGTAGAAGTGGTGGAGATTCAGCCACCAGGTAAAAAAATGATGAAAGCAGCAGACTGGGCGCGTGGCGTCCATCTTGAACAGGAAGCGAAATTTCTATGA
- the gmk gene encoding guanylate kinase yields MSGDNQQGRLVILAGPSAVGKSTVVDRLRNDVPNLYFSVSMTTRAPRPGEVEGKDYFYVSAEQFQAKIDRGEMLEWADIHGGLQRSGTPAGPVNEALQAGRPVLVEVDLAGARNIARLMPEAETVFLAPPSWEVLVDRLTGRGTESEDVIARRLETAREELAAQSEFKHVIINDDVAKAVKAIEDVLLGA; encoded by the coding sequence GTGTCGGGCGATAACCAACAAGGCCGGCTCGTAATTCTTGCGGGCCCCTCGGCAGTCGGAAAGTCGACTGTGGTTGATCGCCTCCGCAATGACGTTCCAAACCTGTATTTCAGTGTTTCTATGACCACCAGGGCTCCACGTCCTGGGGAAGTAGAAGGCAAAGATTATTTCTATGTCAGCGCTGAACAATTTCAGGCGAAGATCGACCGTGGTGAAATGCTCGAATGGGCAGATATTCATGGTGGATTGCAACGATCAGGCACTCCCGCAGGGCCAGTAAATGAGGCACTGCAGGCTGGTCGTCCAGTACTAGTTGAGGTTGATCTCGCTGGTGCTCGAAATATTGCACGCCTCATGCCCGAGGCTGAAACCGTTTTCCTGGCACCACCGTCATGGGAAGTTTTGGTCGATCGATTGACTGGGCGAGGTACTGAAAGTGAAGACGTCATTGCTCGCAGGCTGGAAACCGCACGCGAGGAATTGGCTGCACAAAGCGAGTTTAAGCACGTGATCATTAATGATGATGTGGCAAAAGCCGTGAAGGCAATTGAGGATGTGCTCCTCGGCGCTTAG
- the metK gene encoding methionine adenosyltransferase encodes MAQPTAVRLFTSESVTEGHPDKICDAISDTILDALLSKDPLSRVAVETVVTTGIVHVVGEVRTSEYVEIPQLVRNKLIEIGFNSSEVGFDGRTCGVSVSIGEQSQEIADGVDNSDEARANDDVDEDDRAGAGDQGLMFGYATNETPEFMPLPIALAHRLSRRLTQVRKEGIVPHLRPDGKTQVTFAYDAQDQPSHLDTVVISTQHDPEVDRSWLETQLREHVIDWVIKDANIKHLATQEINVLINPSGSFILGGPMGDAGLTGRKIIVDTYGGMARHGGGAFSGKDPSKVDRSAAYAMRWVAKNIVAAGLADRAEVQVAYAIGRAKPVGLYVETFDTNKEGLSDEQIQAAVLEVFDLRPAAIIRELDLLRPIYAQTAAYGHFGRTDVDLPWEATNRVEALRSTLNLA; translated from the coding sequence GTGGCTCAGCCAACTGCCGTCCGTTTGTTCACCAGTGAATCTGTGACCGAGGGGCATCCGGATAAAATCTGCGACGCAATCTCAGACACAATCCTCGATGCTCTCCTCAGCAAAGATCCGCTATCTCGCGTTGCCGTAGAGACCGTGGTGACAACCGGCATTGTGCATGTCGTCGGAGAAGTCCGTACCAGTGAATATGTGGAAATCCCACAGCTGGTCCGCAATAAGCTCATTGAGATCGGCTTTAACTCCTCTGAGGTTGGCTTTGATGGCCGCACCTGTGGCGTTTCTGTGTCCATCGGTGAGCAGTCCCAGGAAATTGCTGACGGCGTGGATAATTCTGATGAGGCTCGCGCCAATGATGACGTGGATGAAGATGACCGCGCAGGTGCCGGCGATCAGGGCCTGATGTTTGGTTATGCCACCAACGAAACCCCGGAATTTATGCCACTGCCAATCGCTTTGGCGCACCGCTTGTCTCGTCGTCTCACCCAGGTTCGCAAAGAGGGCATCGTTCCGCACCTGCGTCCAGACGGAAAGACCCAGGTCACCTTCGCATATGACGCGCAGGATCAGCCATCTCACCTGGACACCGTGGTCATTTCCACGCAGCATGATCCAGAAGTAGACCGTAGCTGGCTGGAAACTCAGCTGCGTGAGCATGTTATCGATTGGGTTATCAAGGATGCCAATATTAAGCACCTTGCCACCCAGGAAATCAATGTGCTGATTAACCCTTCAGGTTCTTTTATCTTGGGTGGACCAATGGGCGATGCTGGCTTGACTGGCCGCAAGATCATTGTTGATACCTATGGTGGAATGGCTCGCCACGGTGGCGGAGCATTCTCCGGCAAGGACCCCAGCAAGGTTGACCGTTCCGCGGCGTATGCAATGCGTTGGGTAGCCAAGAACATTGTGGCTGCAGGCCTGGCGGATCGTGCTGAGGTACAGGTTGCTTATGCAATTGGTCGCGCAAAGCCAGTTGGACTTTATGTTGAAACCTTCGACACTAATAAAGAAGGACTAAGCGACGAGCAAATTCAGGCAGCAGTGCTTGAGGTATTCGACCTGCGTCCAGCAGCAATTATTCGCGAGCTTGATCTATTGCGCCCAATTTATGCGCAGACTGCAGCATACGGCCACTTTGGTCGTACCGATGTGGATCTTCCTTGGGAAGCAACCAACCGTGTTGAGGCGCTTCGCTCCACCCTCAATCTGGCCTAA
- the rpoZ gene encoding DNA-directed RNA polymerase subunit omega: protein MTNVSNETNATKAVFDPPVGITAPPIDELLDKVTSKYALVIFAAKRARQINSFYQQADEGVFEFIGPLVTPQPGEKPLSIALREINAGLLDHEEG, encoded by the coding sequence GTGACCAACGTGAGCAACGAGACCAACGCCACCAAGGCCGTCTTCGATCCGCCAGTGGGCATTACTGCCCCTCCGATCGACGAGCTGTTGGATAAGGTCACTTCCAAATATGCGCTCGTGATCTTCGCCGCTAAGCGCGCGCGTCAGATCAACAGCTTCTACCAGCAGGCTGATGAGGGAGTGTTCGAGTTCATCGGACCACTCGTAACCCCACAGCCAGGTGAGAAGCCATTGTCCATCGCACTGCGTGAAATCAACGCAGGTCTGTTGGATCACGAGGAAGGCTAA
- a CDS encoding RsmB/NOP family class I SAM-dependent RNA methyltransferase, which translates to MSLDKSGGFRSRSAKGPEPEAQKSGQQRQTPGRSAPKRGAQNKNMPNKRPQGPGRPAKKQLYGRDASGEIRHLRSLGVDKPREIAFEVLDRVRTGGAYANLVLPRLLSKHNLSGRDAAFATEITYGTLRKQGLLDSIIKAASGRELSDIDPEILDILRLGAYQVLFMRVEDHAAVDTSVKMVGGLKKFKATGFANAILRNITRTSPEAWLDKLEPSEEIAKVAFRTAHPEWIARSFAQLLPAAELEAALEADSERPVVHLVARPGEISAEELALIVGGEEGKYSPYAVYLEGGDPADIEPIKEGLAAVQDEGSQLIARALAEIPVNDDQGKWLDLCAGPGGKAALVGSLARMESAKLDAVEISEHRARLIEKSVRGLPVKIHVGDGRSINLENNYDRVLVDAPCSGLGALRRRPEARWRKQESDIAELNVLQFELLESAIKKARSGGIVVYSTCSPDLRETRGVVNKALETLEVEELDARPFVPGMEDTGTEKSVQMWPHRHGTDAMFFAVLRKK; encoded by the coding sequence ATGAGCCTTGATAAATCGGGCGGCTTCCGCTCACGTAGTGCCAAAGGTCCAGAACCTGAAGCTCAGAAGTCCGGACAGCAGCGTCAGACTCCCGGTCGTAGTGCACCTAAGCGTGGCGCACAAAATAAGAATATGCCAAATAAGCGACCCCAGGGACCTGGGCGTCCTGCCAAGAAACAGCTTTATGGCCGCGATGCCTCCGGAGAAATCCGCCACTTACGTTCCCTGGGTGTAGATAAGCCGCGCGAAATCGCATTTGAGGTGCTTGACCGTGTGCGCACCGGCGGTGCTTATGCCAACTTGGTATTGCCACGCCTGTTGAGCAAGCACAATCTCAGTGGCCGTGACGCAGCATTTGCTACGGAGATCACCTATGGCACCTTGCGTAAGCAGGGGCTGTTGGATTCTATTATCAAGGCAGCATCGGGCCGTGAGCTTTCTGATATCGACCCAGAAATCCTTGATATTTTGCGTTTGGGCGCTTATCAGGTGCTCTTTATGCGCGTGGAGGATCACGCCGCAGTAGATACCTCGGTAAAGATGGTGGGTGGCCTGAAGAAGTTCAAGGCCACAGGTTTTGCCAATGCCATCCTGCGCAATATCACTCGTACCTCTCCTGAAGCTTGGTTGGATAAGTTGGAGCCAAGCGAGGAAATCGCCAAGGTTGCTTTCCGTACCGCGCACCCAGAGTGGATTGCGCGTAGTTTTGCGCAGCTTTTGCCAGCGGCAGAATTGGAAGCTGCTCTAGAAGCAGACTCCGAGCGTCCAGTTGTCCACCTGGTGGCTCGTCCAGGTGAGATCAGCGCTGAAGAATTAGCACTAATCGTAGGCGGCGAAGAAGGAAAGTATTCTCCTTATGCCGTTTATTTGGAAGGTGGCGACCCTGCCGATATTGAACCCATCAAGGAGGGCTTAGCAGCCGTTCAAGATGAAGGTTCCCAGCTGATTGCCCGCGCGCTCGCAGAGATTCCTGTTAACGATGATCAAGGCAAGTGGCTTGATCTTTGTGCAGGCCCAGGTGGCAAGGCAGCGCTGGTTGGTTCTTTGGCACGTATGGAAAGTGCCAAATTGGATGCGGTGGAGATCTCTGAACACCGTGCACGCTTGATTGAGAAGTCAGTCCGCGGCCTGCCAGTCAAAATTCATGTGGGCGATGGCCGTTCCATCAACCTCGAGAATAATTATGACCGCGTGCTGGTTGATGCACCTTGTTCTGGTCTGGGCGCATTGCGTCGCCGTCCAGAAGCTCGTTGGCGTAAACAAGAAAGTGACATTGCAGAGCTCAACGTTTTGCAATTTGAGCTTTTGGAATCAGCAATTAAGAAGGCACGTTCTGGTGGCATTGTGGTTTATTCCACCTGTTCACCTGATTTGCGTGAAACCCGCGGTGTGGTTAATAAAGCGCTAGAAACCCTCGAGGTAGAGGAACTAGACGCACGCCCATTTGTGCCAGGCATGGAAGACACTGGAACTGAGAAGTCAGTGCAGATGTGGCCACATCGCCACGGTACGGACGCTATGTTCTTTGCGGTTTTGCGTAAAAAATAG
- the pyrF gene encoding orotidine-5'-phosphate decarboxylase yields MTFGEKLLDAAALKGRLCVGIDPHASLLEAWGLPVNVAGLAEFSRICVEAFADTVALVKPQVAFYEQFGSQGFAVLEETIGTLREKGCLAVSDAKRGDIGSTMAGYATAWLDPASPLVSDAVTVSPYLGFGSLAPVLELAEEHGRGVFVLAATSNPEARELQDQVGPDGRSISQQIIDAVAEVNAGHAAHGKAGNVGVVVGATLSNPPQLSALNGPILMPGVGAQGGTAADIAEIAGDMNHLAFPNVSRSVLSQGPDVENLRNSVAKTATDFPGFPRS; encoded by the coding sequence TTGACATTCGGCGAGAAGCTTCTCGACGCCGCTGCGCTGAAGGGCAGGCTCTGCGTAGGAATTGATCCTCACGCAAGCCTGCTGGAGGCCTGGGGGCTGCCCGTGAACGTGGCTGGTCTTGCGGAGTTCTCACGCATCTGCGTGGAAGCTTTTGCAGACACGGTGGCATTGGTAAAACCACAGGTTGCCTTTTATGAGCAATTTGGATCCCAAGGTTTCGCCGTGCTGGAAGAAACCATCGGAACCTTGCGTGAAAAGGGCTGTTTGGCGGTCTCAGACGCCAAACGCGGCGATATCGGCTCCACGATGGCCGGTTATGCCACTGCATGGCTTGATCCAGCCTCACCGCTTGTTAGTGATGCTGTAACCGTGTCGCCTTATCTCGGCTTTGGTTCTTTAGCTCCAGTTTTGGAACTTGCGGAGGAACATGGCAGGGGAGTATTTGTCCTTGCTGCCACCTCAAATCCTGAAGCACGGGAGTTGCAGGACCAGGTCGGGCCAGATGGACGCAGCATTTCCCAGCAGATTATCGACGCAGTAGCAGAGGTAAATGCCGGGCATGCAGCTCATGGCAAGGCTGGCAACGTGGGCGTGGTGGTGGGAGCTACCTTGAGCAATCCTCCACAGCTCTCAGCGCTTAATGGACCCATCCTCATGCCGGGTGTGGGAGCACAAGGCGGCACCGCTGCGGACATTGCAGAAATTGCCGGAGATATGAACCATCTGGCATTCCCAAATGTGTCCAGATCCGTCCTCTCCCAAGGCCCAGATGTGGAAAATTTGCGGAATTCTGTAGCAAAAACTGCAACAGACTTTCCAGGTTTCCCCAGGTCATAA
- the mihF gene encoding integration host factor, actinobacterial type, with product MALPQLTDEQRKAALAKAAEARKARAELKENLKRGNTNLKDVLDKAESDEIIGKTKVSALLEALPKVGKVKAKEIMDELGIAQTRRLRGLGDRQRRALLERFGFEG from the coding sequence GTGGCCCTTCCACAGTTGACTGATGAGCAGCGCAAAGCAGCTCTTGCTAAGGCAGCAGAAGCACGCAAGGCACGCGCAGAGCTCAAGGAGAACCTGAAGCGCGGCAACACCAACCTCAAGGACGTTCTGGATAAGGCTGAGTCCGATGAGATCATCGGCAAGACCAAGGTCTCCGCTCTTCTCGAGGCTCTTCCAAAGGTTGGCAAGGTCAAGGCAAAAGAGATCATGGACGAGCTCGGAATTGCACAGACCCGCCGTCTGCGTGGCCTGGGTGACCGTCAGCGTCGCGCCCTACTCGAGCGCTTCGGCTTCGAAGGCTAA
- the def gene encoding peptide deformylase has protein sequence MTVRDVRLFGDPVLVSRADEVVDFDESLATLIADMFDTMEDAGGVGLAANQVGVLRRVFVFDTSHQPGGMRGHVVNPVWEPVNEETQTGNEGCLSIPEVSAETTRYETVRLSGRDKDGNPIGFVANGLLARCIQHETDHLDGVLFLKRLEPAERKAAMGVIRASTWFNS, from the coding sequence ATGACTGTTCGTGATGTCAGATTGTTTGGCGACCCCGTTCTAGTGAGCCGCGCCGATGAGGTTGTCGATTTTGATGAATCTTTGGCAACCCTGATTGCAGACATGTTTGACACCATGGAAGACGCCGGGGGAGTTGGCCTTGCTGCCAACCAAGTTGGAGTGCTGCGCCGCGTATTTGTGTTTGATACTTCCCACCAGCCTGGTGGCATGCGTGGCCATGTAGTCAACCCGGTGTGGGAGCCAGTAAATGAGGAAACTCAGACCGGTAATGAGGGATGCTTGTCCATCCCGGAGGTTTCTGCGGAAACCACACGATATGAGACTGTACGACTTTCCGGCCGAGATAAAGATGGCAATCCCATTGGATTTGTGGCAAATGGACTGTTGGCGCGCTGCATTCAGCATGAAACTGACCACCTTGATGGGGTGCTTTTCCTCAAGCGACTGGAGCCTGCGGAACGTAAGGCAGCAATGGGTGTAATCCGTGCATCCACCTGGTTTAATAGCTAG
- the coaBC gene encoding bifunctional phosphopantothenoylcysteine decarboxylase/phosphopantothenate--cysteine ligase CoaBC: MSSQTTPARKIVVGVAGGIAAYKACQIIRAFKEVGDDVRVVPTAAALNFVGKATFEALSGNPVSTTVFDQVDRVQHVKIGQEADLIVIAPATADLMARLAAGRADDLLAATILVATCPVVIAPAMHTEMWFNPATVANVNTLRERGITVIEPAHGRLTGKDTGPGRLPDPEQIVDIANAIASGVTLPRDLEGKQVLITAGGTQEHIDPVRFIGNSSSGKQGFALAEIAAQRGAKVTIVAGNTVELSTPAGAEVIKVTSTRDMFEAVQARATDADFIVMAAAVADFRPDTQASSKLKKGSDEDALSVIHLLENPDILATTVQRRTAGELSKTPVIVGFAAETGDEKTSALEYAQAKLHKKGCDLLMCNEVGVCKVFGHDDNQGWILDAHGGVEEVKQGSKLEVAAAIWDRATAFQQ, from the coding sequence ATGTCTTCACAGACCACTCCAGCCCGCAAAATTGTCGTCGGTGTTGCCGGAGGTATTGCAGCATATAAGGCTTGCCAGATCATTCGGGCATTTAAAGAGGTCGGCGATGACGTAAGAGTGGTCCCCACCGCAGCAGCCCTCAATTTTGTAGGTAAAGCAACCTTTGAAGCATTATCTGGAAATCCAGTGTCCACCACCGTTTTTGACCAGGTGGACAGGGTGCAACATGTCAAAATTGGCCAGGAAGCTGATCTCATTGTGATTGCACCGGCTACCGCAGATTTGATGGCGCGTTTGGCGGCGGGGCGTGCAGATGATCTTTTGGCTGCCACTATTTTGGTTGCCACTTGTCCGGTAGTAATTGCCCCTGCCATGCATACAGAGATGTGGTTTAACCCAGCTACTGTGGCTAATGTCAACACCCTGCGGGAACGCGGCATTACCGTTATTGAACCAGCACACGGCCGGCTGACGGGCAAGGATACTGGTCCAGGCCGCTTGCCTGATCCAGAACAAATTGTAGATATCGCCAATGCCATCGCTTCTGGCGTTACCTTGCCACGCGACCTCGAGGGCAAACAGGTTCTCATTACTGCTGGTGGAACCCAGGAACATATTGATCCGGTGCGTTTTATTGGCAATAGTTCCTCTGGCAAACAAGGCTTTGCACTTGCGGAGATCGCAGCTCAACGCGGTGCAAAGGTCACCATCGTGGCGGGAAATACGGTAGAGCTATCCACTCCAGCAGGAGCTGAGGTTATTAAAGTCACCTCTACGCGCGACATGTTTGAGGCAGTACAAGCCCGCGCTACAGATGCTGATTTTATCGTGATGGCTGCAGCAGTGGCTGATTTTCGTCCAGATACCCAAGCCAGCTCAAAGCTAAAGAAGGGTTCTGATGAAGATGCCTTAAGTGTTATTCATCTGCTTGAAAATCCAGATATTTTGGCCACCACGGTGCAGCGCCGTACTGCAGGAGAATTGTCAAAAACCCCGGTCATTGTAGGTTTTGCGGCGGAAACTGGCGATGAAAAAACCAGTGCCTTGGAATATGCGCAGGCCAAACTTCATAAAAAGGGCTGCGATTTGCTCATGTGTAATGAGGTTGGGGTGTGCAAGGTATTTGGCCATGATGACAACCAAGGCTGGATTTTGGATGCCCATGGGGGAGTCGAAGAAGTTAAGCAGGGTAGCAAGCTTGAGGTGGCTGCGGCGATCTGGGATAGGGCCACTGCATTTCAGCAGTAG